The following proteins are co-located in the Paralichthys olivaceus isolate ysfri-2021 chromosome 10, ASM2471397v2, whole genome shotgun sequence genome:
- the LOC109631049 gene encoding polyprenol dehydrogenase isoform X3, protein MPRQDGKVAIVTGGGRGIGYEVVRHMARLGVHVIIGGRDEREGLAAVRKICEEYKQAKVEFKELDLASLQSVHQFVQSFKQQGLPLNILINNAGVMLVPEGRTEDGFEQHFGVNYLGHFLLTWLLLDTLKDSGMSGPFSRVVNVSSSVHRIGDVRLNDLNSRQCYSAHAAYCHSKLAQLVFSSHLDQELQLGGFPVTSCAVDPGMVDTALYCHLWTPLRLVHSALAPLLLKTPVEGAATVLHAALAPALEGECGGSYWANGCREMTTPPTFDPQLKLSLWETSLQLLGLQ, encoded by the exons ATGCCCAGACAAGATGGCAAGGTTGCCATAGTgacaggaggaggcaggggaaTCGGCTATGAGGTAGTCCGCCACATGGCCAGACTGGGCGTGCACGTTATCATAG GTGGAAGGGATGAGCGTGAGGGCCTGGCAGCCGTCAGAAAGATCTGTGAGGAGTATAAACAGGCCAAAG TCGAGTTCAAGGAGCTGGACCTCGCCTCTTTGCAGTCTGTCCATCAATTTGTCCAAAGCTTCAAGCAACAGGGCCTGCCACTTAACATTCTGATCAATAATG CGGGTGTCATGCTGGTTCCCGAAGGCCGCACTGAAGATGGATTTGAGCAGCACTTCGGGGTGAACTACCTGGGTCACTTCCTACTGACCTGGCTGCTCCTGGACACACTCAAGGATTCTGGGATGTCTGGTCCTTTCTCTCGTGTGGTAAACGTCTCCTCCTCCGTCCACCGCATCGGCGATGTCAGACTTAACGATTTAAATAGCCG ccaGTGTTATTCAGCCCATGCTGCTTACTGTCACAGTAAACTGGCCCAGCTAGTATTTAGCTCCCACCTCGACCAGGAGCTGCAGCTCGGAGGCTTCCCAGTGACTTCATGTGCTGTGGATCCCGGCATGGTGGACACTGCTCTGTACTGCCACCTCTGGACGCCCCTCCGCCTGGTACACAGCGCCCTAGCTCCCCTGCTTTTAAAG ACCCCTGTAGAGGGCGCTGCCACTGTGTTGCACGCTGCCCTAGCACCAGCCCTGGAGGGGGAGTGTGGAGGAAGCTACTGGGCCAATGGGTGCAGGGAGATGACAACACCGCCGACCTTTGACCCCCAGCTCAAGCTGAGCCTCTGGGAGACCAGTCTTCAGTTGCTGGGCCTGCAGTAG
- the LOC109631049 gene encoding polyprenol dehydrogenase isoform X2 produces MFSLRSHLLPVIRLYLLGLKELLVQMFTTAFRLPVMPRQDGKVAIVTGGGRGIGYEVVRHMARLGVHVIIGGRDEREGLAAVRKICEEYKQAKVEFKELDLASLQSVHQFVQSFKQQGLPLNILINNAGVMLVPEGRTEDGFEQHFGVNYLGHFLLTWLLLDTLKDSGMSGPFSRVVNVSSSVHRIGDVRLNDLNSRQCYSAHAAYCHSKLAQLVFSSHLDQELQLGGFPVTSCAVDPGMVDTALYCHLWTPLRLVHSALAPLLLKTPVEGAATVLHAALAPALEGECGGSYWANGCREMTTPPTFDPQLKLSLWETSLQLLGLQ; encoded by the exons ATGTTTTCTCTCCGGTCTCATCTTCTCCCTGTGATCAGACTCTACCTGCTCGGTCTGAAGGAGCTGCTGGTCCAGATGTTCACCACAGCTTTCAGGCTGCCAG TGATGCCCAGACAAGATGGCAAGGTTGCCATAGTgacaggaggaggcaggggaaTCGGCTATGAGGTAGTCCGCCACATGGCCAGACTGGGCGTGCACGTTATCATAG GTGGAAGGGATGAGCGTGAGGGCCTGGCAGCCGTCAGAAAGATCTGTGAGGAGTATAAACAGGCCAAAG TCGAGTTCAAGGAGCTGGACCTCGCCTCTTTGCAGTCTGTCCATCAATTTGTCCAAAGCTTCAAGCAACAGGGCCTGCCACTTAACATTCTGATCAATAATG CGGGTGTCATGCTGGTTCCCGAAGGCCGCACTGAAGATGGATTTGAGCAGCACTTCGGGGTGAACTACCTGGGTCACTTCCTACTGACCTGGCTGCTCCTGGACACACTCAAGGATTCTGGGATGTCTGGTCCTTTCTCTCGTGTGGTAAACGTCTCCTCCTCCGTCCACCGCATCGGCGATGTCAGACTTAACGATTTAAATAGCCG ccaGTGTTATTCAGCCCATGCTGCTTACTGTCACAGTAAACTGGCCCAGCTAGTATTTAGCTCCCACCTCGACCAGGAGCTGCAGCTCGGAGGCTTCCCAGTGACTTCATGTGCTGTGGATCCCGGCATGGTGGACACTGCTCTGTACTGCCACCTCTGGACGCCCCTCCGCCTGGTACACAGCGCCCTAGCTCCCCTGCTTTTAAAG ACCCCTGTAGAGGGCGCTGCCACTGTGTTGCACGCTGCCCTAGCACCAGCCCTGGAGGGGGAGTGTGGAGGAAGCTACTGGGCCAATGGGTGCAGGGAGATGACAACACCGCCGACCTTTGACCCCCAGCTCAAGCTGAGCCTCTGGGAGACCAGTCTTCAGTTGCTGGGCCTGCAGTAG
- the LOC109631049 gene encoding polyprenol dehydrogenase isoform X1, whose translation MTSYWNVSHRRISAHDSLLLLSAPPQILTDMFSLRSHLLPVIRLYLLGLKELLVQMFTTAFRLPVMPRQDGKVAIVTGGGRGIGYEVVRHMARLGVHVIIGGRDEREGLAAVRKICEEYKQAKVEFKELDLASLQSVHQFVQSFKQQGLPLNILINNAGVMLVPEGRTEDGFEQHFGVNYLGHFLLTWLLLDTLKDSGMSGPFSRVVNVSSSVHRIGDVRLNDLNSRQCYSAHAAYCHSKLAQLVFSSHLDQELQLGGFPVTSCAVDPGMVDTALYCHLWTPLRLVHSALAPLLLKTPVEGAATVLHAALAPALEGECGGSYWANGCREMTTPPTFDPQLKLSLWETSLQLLGLQ comes from the exons ATGACTTCCTATTGGAACGTGTCCCACAGACGGATCAGTGCCCATGATAGtttgctgctcctctctgctcctcctcagatcCTGACAGACATGTTTTCTCTCCGGTCTCATCTTCTCCCTGTGATCAGACTCTACCTGCTCGGTCTGAAGGAGCTGCTGGTCCAGATGTTCACCACAGCTTTCAGGCTGCCAG TGATGCCCAGACAAGATGGCAAGGTTGCCATAGTgacaggaggaggcaggggaaTCGGCTATGAGGTAGTCCGCCACATGGCCAGACTGGGCGTGCACGTTATCATAG GTGGAAGGGATGAGCGTGAGGGCCTGGCAGCCGTCAGAAAGATCTGTGAGGAGTATAAACAGGCCAAAG TCGAGTTCAAGGAGCTGGACCTCGCCTCTTTGCAGTCTGTCCATCAATTTGTCCAAAGCTTCAAGCAACAGGGCCTGCCACTTAACATTCTGATCAATAATG CGGGTGTCATGCTGGTTCCCGAAGGCCGCACTGAAGATGGATTTGAGCAGCACTTCGGGGTGAACTACCTGGGTCACTTCCTACTGACCTGGCTGCTCCTGGACACACTCAAGGATTCTGGGATGTCTGGTCCTTTCTCTCGTGTGGTAAACGTCTCCTCCTCCGTCCACCGCATCGGCGATGTCAGACTTAACGATTTAAATAGCCG ccaGTGTTATTCAGCCCATGCTGCTTACTGTCACAGTAAACTGGCCCAGCTAGTATTTAGCTCCCACCTCGACCAGGAGCTGCAGCTCGGAGGCTTCCCAGTGACTTCATGTGCTGTGGATCCCGGCATGGTGGACACTGCTCTGTACTGCCACCTCTGGACGCCCCTCCGCCTGGTACACAGCGCCCTAGCTCCCCTGCTTTTAAAG ACCCCTGTAGAGGGCGCTGCCACTGTGTTGCACGCTGCCCTAGCACCAGCCCTGGAGGGGGAGTGTGGAGGAAGCTACTGGGCCAATGGGTGCAGGGAGATGACAACACCGCCGACCTTTGACCCCCAGCTCAAGCTGAGCCTCTGGGAGACCAGTCTTCAGTTGCTGGGCCTGCAGTAG